The proteins below come from a single Candida albicans SC5314 chromosome 7, complete sequence genomic window:
- a CDS encoding uncharacterized protein (Protein of unknown function; induced upon adherence to polystyrene; oxidative stress-induced via Cap1), translated as MITQSRISNLAKPILAFLFILTLYSILFRKSDDGADKILEPHGYAVDNEEDPLFLKQQFMQHGLSNNNNNKKAGGKDANTNKLQPDKAIVIDKTFLDQMDKKTHKCPDYVVYSQKRHPPFSIGRFKYPYMRPAPKCRTFVSTAVESVIEDLKSKIEDPDLARLLENCLPNTLDTTILWHQPKIKTARQDALLPQSFIVTGDIHAEWLRDAARQLSVYQPMVRFDPKLKELILGAINTQAYYIINSPYCNAFHPPPGSGVKRGDTAFDQVHPKPDWKQVFECKYELDSLASFLTLTNEYYENSKGDTSFINSSWLKAFEKVLIILHRESVPSFDQETGQMLPFYYSFQRNTNIGSETLPLGGVGNPVNYGTGLIRSAFRPSDDATILQFFIPANIHMLTELKRARNTYLTNENIARDTMLVETADTFINALSTGIEKYGIVNHPIYGKVYAYEVDGYGSATFMDDANIPSLLSIPDLGYTKIDDEIYQNTRKMILSKQGNPYYLKGHFFEGIGGPHIGIRNAWPMSLLMRIRTTDDDDEIISSLEMIMRTTANLGLMHESVNVNSRQGRDYTRSWFAWCNSEFGTTILHLAKNKPHLIFKKEWQNVPYDIESVLSQFI; from the coding sequence ATGATAACACAATCAAGAATATCAAACTTAGCTAAACCAATATTAGCAtttctatttattttaaCACTTTATTCCATCCTATTTAGAAAATCCGACGATGGTGCAGATAAAATACTAGAACCCCATGGCTATGctgttgataatgaagaagatcctttatttttaaaacaacaattcaTGCAACATGGATtatccaacaacaacaacaacaaaaaggCTGGTGGGAAAGATGCAAACACCAATAAACTTCAACCCGATAAGGCTATAgttattgataaaactTTTCTTGATCAAATGGATAAAAAAACTCATAAATGTCCTGATTACGTGGTGTATTCTCAAAAACGACATCCtccattttcaattggtCGATTCAAATATCCTTATATGAGACCAGCACCTAAATGTCGTACATTTGTATCAACAGCAGTAGAATCAGTGattgaagatttgaaatCTAAAATAGAAGATCCTGATTTGGCAAGATTATTAGAAAATTGTTTACCCAATACCTTAGATACAACGATTTTATGGCATCAaccaaaaattaaaactgCTAGACAAGATGCATTATTGCCTCAATCATTTATTGTCACGGGTGATATTCATGCTGAATGGTTAAGAGATGCCGCTAGACAATTATCAGTATATCAACCTATGGTTAGATTTGATCctaaattaaaagaattgattttgggAGCAATCAACACTCAGGCTTATTACATAATCAATTCTCCTTATTGTAATGCATTTCATCCGCCACCTGGATCTGGAGTTAAACGTGGGGATACAGCATTTGATCAAGTTCATCCTAAACCTGATTGGAAACAAGTGTTTGAATGTAAATATGAATTAGATTCTTTGGCATCATTTTTAACTTTAACTAATGAATATTACGAAAATTCGAAAGGTGATActtcatttattaatagTTCTTGGTTAAAAgcatttgaaaaagttttaatTATATTACATAGAGAAAGTGTACCATCATTTGATCAAGAAACAGGACAAATGTTAccattttattattcattcCAAAGAAATACCAACATTGGTTCAGAAACTTTACCTTTGGGAGGAGTTGGGAATCCAGTCAATTATGGTACTGGACTTATTAGAAGTGCATTTAGACCAAGTGATGATGCAACTATattacaatttttcataCCAGCAAACATTCATATGTTGACGGAATTAAAACGTGCCAGAAATACTTATTTAactaatgaaaatattgcTAGAGATACCATGTTAGTAGAAACTGCTGATACATTTATTAATGCCTTATCTACtggtattgaaaaatatggGATTGTCAATCACCCCATTTATGGTAAAGTTTATGCTTATGAAGTAGATGGATATGGTAGTGCAACATTTATGGATGATGCCAATATACCATCGTTATTATCAATCCCCGATCTTGGATAtacaaaaattgatgatgaaatttatcaaaacacTAGAAAAATGATTCTTTCGAAACAGGGGAATCCATACTATTTGAAAGGTCATTTTTTCGAAGGGATTGGAGGACCTCATATTGGTATTAGAAATGCTTGGCCAATGTCATTACTTATGAGAATTAGAACtactgatgatgatgatgaaattataCTGAGTTTGGAAATGATCATGCGAACGACTGCTAATTTAGGGTTGATGCATGAGAGTGTCAATGTTAATTCAAGACAAGGGAGAGATTATACTAGATCTTGGTTTGCTTGGTGTAATTCAGAATTTGGTACAACAATCTTACATTTGGCCAAGAATAAACCCCatttaatatttaaaaaagaatggCAAAATGTGCCGTATGATATTGAAAGTGTATTAAgtcaatttatataa
- a CDS encoding GTPase (Putative ortholog of S. cerevisiae Npa3p; possibly essential for growth (however, depletion mutant is viable)), giving the protein MRTEHRRTEKKKYKINHSLLLFDLKPSPILYTTNHHTMPTPPPTIICIGMAGSGKTTFVQRLNSHLHSKKTPPYLINLDPAVLKIPFGANIDIRDSVKYKKVMEQYNLGPNGAIVTSLNLFSTKIDQVIKLIDKKQDKINNVVIDTPGQIECFIWSASGSIITESFASEFPTVIAYIVDTPRNTSPTTFMSNMLYACSILYKTKLPMIVVFNKTDVTKDDFAKEWMTDFESFQMAIQKDKDLNNEQGSGYMSSLINSMSLMLEEFYSNLDVVGVSSYTGQGFDKFMEAVDNKVDEYNEFYKAEKERILKQKEEDEKKRQTKSLNKLMKDMKMKDTKGDHTKKDSEVLSDYEEDDNEIDDEIQGEVLRDEDEPEREYTFPEDRQSEVNSRTDADLQSRYQQAFESTAKPASSKTAENIANYINRTQ; this is encoded by the coding sequence ATGAGAACAGAACATCGCAGaaccgaaaaaaaaaaatacaaaattaaTCATTCCCTTCTTCTCTTCGATTTAAAACCATCACCAATATTATACACAACAAACCATCATACAATgccaacaccaccacctacGATTATATGTATTGGAATGGCCGGAAGTGGTAAAACCACTTTTGTACAAAGATTAAATTCTCATTTGCATTCTAAGAAAACGCCAccatatttaataaatttggaTCCAGCAGTATTGAAAATTCCATTTGGAGCAAATATCGATATTAGAGATTCagtaaaatataaaaaagtCATGGAACAATACAATTTAGGACCAAATGGAGCTATTGTAAcatcattaaatttattttccaCCAAGATTGATCAAGttataaaattgattgataaaaagcaagataaaataaataatgttgttattgataCTCCAGGACAAATTGAATGTTTTATATGGAGTGCTAGTGGTTCAATCATAACTGAATCATTTGCTAGTGAATTCCCAACGGTGATTGCTTATATCGTTgatacaccaagaaatacTAGTCCTACTACTTTTATGTCAAATATGTTGTATGCTTGTTCTATATTatataaaactaaattacCCATGATTGTGGTGTTTAATAAGACTGATGTAACTAAGGATGATTTTGCTAAAGAATGGATGACAGATTTTGAAAGTTTCCAAATGGCTATACAGAAGGATaaagatttaaataatgaacAAGGTAGTGGATATATGAGTTCattgatcaattcaatGTCATTGATGTTGGAagaattttattcaaatttggATGTTGTTGGAGTGAGTTCATATACTGGTCAAGggtttgataaatttatgGAAGCCGTTGACAATAAAGTTGATGAATATAATGAATTTTACAAGgcagaaaaagaaagaattttgaaacaaaaggaagaagatgaaaagaaaagacaaacaaaatctttgaataaattaatgaaagatatgaaaatgaaagatACCAAAGGTGATCACACCAAAAAAGATAGTGAAGTCTTGTCTGATTATGAAGAGGACGATAACGAAATTGATGACGAAATACAAGGTGAAGTTTTACgagatgaagatgaaccAGAAAGAGAGTATACATTCCCTGAAGATCGTCAATCAGAGGTCAACTCTAGAACCGATGCTGATTTACAATCTCGTTATCAACAAGCATTTGAATCAACAGCAAAACCTGCTTCTTCCAAAACTGCAGAAAATATTGCCAATTACATCAATAGAACCCAATAA
- a CDS encoding uncharacterized protein (Ortholog(s) have role in protein folding in endoplasmic reticulum and ER membrane protein complex, cytosol localization) — translation MITPDLLLDPQLKYWVLLPISVAMVLVGLLRSNITYLLQPQPKLENYKNLRESQFLHRARCFRENNSVLSPEDFEIRKKYFIEKLNSTEFHAKSPSENNDNDPLAAFNDPSSNEALMQMAKGNLMNYIPQTLIMGWVNYFFAGFVIMKLPFPLTDGFKSMLQNGVMTPDLNVRYVSAISWYFVNLFGLKPIYSLLMGSSEAEELMQQQAQQTQQQQMPNLSGPGAPKAEKVFKAEAENIQILSQESVFNGIVDRFLERYSA, via the exons ATGATTACCCCAGATTTATTACTAGATCCTCAATTGAAGTATTGGGTTTTATTACCCATTTCTGTTGCAATGGTATTGGTGGGACTTCTCAGATCTAATATAACATATTTACTCCAACCACAAccaaaattggaaaactACAAGAATTTACGTGAGAG TCAATTTTTACATCGTGCTAGATGTTTCCGTGAAAATAATTCCGTATTATCACCagaagattttgaaattagaaagaaatatttcattgaaaaattgaattcaactGAATTCCATGCTAAATCACCAAGTGAAAATAATGACAATGATCCACTTGCTGCATTCAATGACCCAAGTTCAAATGAAGCACTAATGCAAATGGCAAAAGGtaatttaatgaattatatcCCTCAAACATTAATAATGGGTTGGgttaattatttttttgctgGATTTGTCATTATGAAATTGCCATTCCCATTAACTGATGGATTTAAAAGTATGTTACAAAATGGGGTCATGACACCAGATTTAAATGTTCGTTATGTTTCAGCAATTTCTTGGTATTTTGTGAATTTGTTTGGATTAAAACCGatttattcattattaatggGATCAAGTGAAGCTGAAGAATTGATGCAACAACAAGCTCAACAaactcaacaacaacaaatgcCTAATTTGAGTGGACCAGGGGCACCAAAAGCtgaaaaagtttttaaAGCTGAAGCagaaaatattcaaatcttGTCACAAGAATCGGTGTTTAATGGTATTGTAGATAGATTTTTAGAAAGATATAGTGCATAA
- a CDS encoding uncharacterized protein (Ortholog(s) have unfolded protein binding activity, role in aerobic respiration, mitochondrial respiratory chain complex IV assembly, protein processing and mitochondrial inner membrane localization), which produces MGWFGGGSGSSSTPPSKVSIVTEYKPEEKTQQYLEDLPPKFEDSEPIPERQATLMDAAQRIKLSDFTVDRFISMPCFREAMITGFQAMGVLGVVTFLIHKNVQKTMNWSVGGFFLGNIIGWEQCRSLRRKSFQMIEKAQQERDEKNKKKWAEMQQSDDEDLKKFQEFNSRK; this is translated from the coding sequence ATGGGTTGGTTTGGAGGAGGCAGCGGTAGCAGCAGTACACCTCCATCTAAAGTATCAATTGTAACAGAATATAAACCGGAAGAAAAAACTCAACAATATCTTGAAGATTTACCAccaaaatttgaagattCAGAACCAATACCTGAAAGACAAGCCACATTAATGGATGCTGCTCAACGGATCAAACTCTCGGATTTTACAGTGGACAGATTTATAAGTATGCCATGTTTTAGAGAGGCCATGATTACAGGATTCCAAGCCATGGGTGTATTAGGAGTAGTTACATTTTTGATCCACAAGAATGTTCAAAAAACTATGAATTGGTCTGTTggtggtttttttttaggtaATATTATTGGATGGGAACAATGCCGATCTTTAAGAAGGAAATCATTTCAAATGATAGAGAAAGCTCAACAAGAAAGAgatgaaaagaataaaaagaaatgggCAGAAATGCAACAgagtgatgatgaagatttaaAGAAGTTTCAAGAATTCAATAGTAGGAAATAA
- the PEX1 gene encoding AAA family ATPase peroxin 1 (Ortholog(s) have ATPase activity, protein heterodimerization activity, role in fatty acid metabolic process, protein import into peroxisome matrix, receptor recycling and peroxisomal membrane localization) — MDNHKARISYKTLKSNLVNLPSSLTNLLFTANIQVQDVIIEMVTTTSNGNKKNSTTTKHYAGWSGMSSSDISNLEIDPVFAQSLNLIDKTPIIVNLKLGNYESTNINLEPLTSSDWELVELHAQSIEDKLLSQTRCVALNQVLVVYPSATTSAKLLVTDLGSTDHTFAKISPYCEIAIAPKVREKEQKNNKTASSSKSIASSKSTKRTTSSSSEDYSDLPSVLKRGISLPHKLYNVNEAVAGYFVYVDIDDELPQGFNSEYVAVSVIPGPNDKTSTKALQATEDDNNNNNSNNNNKNLKENKRIIAKLVDYKSGPSGNIGLSRNLAIALNIENQIGNIISLKPAIKNLPKRPTTFTIHPYIIHTKKKEITISSNKKENKLAQQLTEIMYPGIASIPITNFTKIPIIANILPYGGLLRFRKNDEYNAWIKPYNLDSKKPIKFEIGDEILRPSSFIEQEIDKPTTNDTEEQEAIGLDNTVEDIVDSFITSDNTGTLVYGNSGSGKTLLLKLVAQQLNQQHGYFTKYISCDTIMNENFQNLSKNHFFKWIQTCAWNKPSVLILDNIDKLMSVEMENMDATKSNQLTEFFISNLTKIHHQLNSNLSILLSANSKDNINKLLLGSHLIENFHHLNPPDKSLRFEILDKYLTNKLGLKIKVDLMDLVSETEGYLPNDLKILSDRIYHEVLFNSTETETETETEATTNAAVTSEHIEKALAGYTPSNLRGVKLQKSSINWSDIGGLKEAKNILLETLEWPTKYAPIFANCPLRLRSGILLYGYPGCGKTLLASAIAGQCGLNFISIKGPEILNKYIGASEQSVRELFERAQAAKPCILFFDEFDSIAPKRGHDSTGVTDRVVNQMLTQMDGAEGLDGVYVLAATSRPDLIDSALLRPGRLDKSVICDMPNYEDRLDILQSITTKMDLSDDVNLHEIAEKTTGFSGADMQGLGYNAYLKAVHVTLEELSQREQDEANNEDGNNNFEKNSIEFFQVGNSEKKLKTNEKIQLLHQIQQFMNPNKDNSDSERKAGQDAMNKSKVLITHENFLESLKETKPSISHSEKIKLTKIYKEFVNDRDGNMPDGTPSNEIGGRTTLM, encoded by the coding sequence atggATAATCATAAAGCTAGAATATCTTATAAGACATTAAAGTCTAATTTGGTTAATTTACCATCTAGTTTaaccaatttattattcacCGCCAACATTCAAGTTCAAGATGTGATAATAGAAATGGTTACCACCACTTCAAATGGTAATAAAAAGAACTCTACCACCACTAAACACTATGCTGGTTGGTCTGGAATGTCATCCTCTGATATTTCTAATTTAGAAATAGATCCAGTATTTGCTCAATCATTAAATCTTATTGATAAAACCCCTATCATAGTCAATTTAAAACTTGGGAATTATGAATCAACTAATATCAATTTAGAACCATTAACAAGTTCTGATTGGGAATTAGTAGAATTACATGctcaatcaattgaagataaattattgaGTCAAACTCGATGTGTGGCCTTAAATCAAGTATTGGTAGTATACCCTAGTGCTACAACTAGTGCCAAATTATTAGTAACAGATTTAGGTAGTACTGATCATACGTTTGCCAAAATATCACCGTATTGTGAAATAGCTATAGCTCCTAAAGTAAGAGAAAAGGAACagaaaaataataagaCTGCAAGTTCTAGTAAGAGTATTGCTAGTTCAAAAAGTACGAAAAgaacaacatcatcatcgctGGAAGATTATTCTGATTTACCCCTGGTTTTGAAAAGAGGAATATCATTACCACATAAGTTATATAATGTTAATGAGGCAGTAGCAGGTTACTTTGTATATGTGGATATTGACGATGAATTACCTCAAGGGTTCAATAGTGAATATGTTGCTGTATCAGTGATTCCGGGTCCAAATGATaaaacatcaacaaaagCATTACAAGCAACCGAAGatgacaacaacaacaacaacagcaacaataacaacaaaaatttgaaagaaaataaaagaattattgCTAAATTAGTAGACTACAAATCTGGTCCTTCAGGAAATATTGGATTATCCCGTAACTTAGCCATAGCAttgaatattgaaaatcaaatcgGGAACATTATTAGTTTGAAACCAGctattaaaaatttaccCAAGAGACCAACAACGTTCACTATTCATCCTTATATTATACatacaaagaaaaaagaaatcactATTAGCAGTAATAAAAAGGAGAATAAATTGGCACAACAGTTAACAGAAATCATGTACCCTGGAATTGCATCAATACCCATTACCAATTTTACGAAGATCCCCATTATTGCCAATATTTTACCGTATGGTGGATTATTGAGATTTAGgaaaaatgatgaatataATGCTTGGATTAAACCATATAATTTAGATCTGAAGAAACCtataaaatttgaaattggtgaTGAAATTTTACGTCCTAGTTCATTTATAGAACAAGAGATTGACAAACCGACAACTAATGATACAGAAGAACAGGAAGCAATTGGATTAGACAATACAGTTGaagatattgttgattcatttattaCATCAGATAATACTGGGACTTTAGTATATGGGAATTCTGGTAGTGGGAaaactttattattgaaattagtggcacaacaattaaatcaacaacatgGTTATTTCACAAAATATATATCATGTGACACCataatgaatgaaaatttccaaaatttatctaaaaaccattttttcaaatggaTTCAAACTTGTGCATGGAATAAACCAtcagttttgattttggataatattgataaattaatgaGTGTAGAAATGGAAAATATGGATGCCACCAAATCTAATCAATTGACAGAATTTTTCATATCTAATTTAACgaaaattcatcatcaattaaattccaatttatcaatattattatcagcTAATTCTAaagataatattaataaattattattaggatctcatttaattgaaaatttccaTCATTTAAATCCACCAGATAAATCATTAcgatttgaaattttagataaatatttaactAATAAATTAGGATTAAAAATTAAGGTTGATTTAATGGATTTAGTTAGTGAAACTGAAGGTTATTTACcaaatgatttgaaaattttaagTGATAGAATATATCATGAAGTTTTGTTCAACAGCACTGaaacagaaacagaaacagaaaCTGAAGCCACCACCAATGCCGCAGTGACTAGTGAACATATTGAAAAGGCTTTAGCTGGTTATACGCCATCTAATTTACGTGGAgttaaattacaaaaatcaTCGATTAATTGGTCAGATATAGGAGGATTAAAAGAAGCGAAAAACATTTTATTAGAAACTTTAGAATGGCCCACTAAATATGCCCCTATATTTGCTAATTGTCCATTACGTTTAAGATCAGGTATTTTATTATATGGATACCCTGGATGTGGTAAAACATTATTAGCCAGTGCTATAGCTGGTCAATGTGGattaaattttatttcCATCAAGGGGCCagaaattttaaataaatatattggtGCTTCAGAACAAAGTGTTCGAGAACTTTTTGAAAGAGCTCAAGCTGCCAAACCAtgtattttatttttcgatgaatttgattccaTTGCTCCAAAAAGAGGTCATGATTCTACTGGGGTGACTGATCGTGTTGTTAATCAAATGTTGACACAAATGGATGGGGCTGAAGGATTAGATGGAGTTTATGTGTTAGCAGCTACTTCAAGACcagatttgattgattcaGCATTATTAAGACCTGGTAGATTAGATAAAAGTGTTATATGTGATATGCCTAATTATGAAGATCGATTAGATATTTTACAAAGTATTACTACAAAGATGGATTTGAGTGATGATGTGAATTTACATGAAATTGCTGAAAAAACTACTGGATTTAGTGGGGCTGATATGCAAGGTTTAGGATATAATGCTTATTTAAAAGCCGTTCATGTGACATTAGAGGAATTATCTCAAAGGGAACAAGATGAAgcaaataatgaagatggtaataataattttgaaaaaaattccaTAGAATTCTTTCAAGTGGGTAATtcagaaaagaaattaaagaccaatgaaaaaatccaattattacatcaaattcaacaatttatgAATCCTAATAAAGATAATTCAGATTCAGAAAGAAAAGCAGGTCAAGATGCaatgaataaatcaaaagttTTAATTACTCATGAGAATTTTTTGGAATCATTAAAAGAAACTAAACCATCAATTTCCCATTCAgagaaaatcaaattaacgAAAATTTATAAAGAATTTGTTAATGATCGAGATGGTAATATGCCTGATGGGACCCCAAGTAATGAAATTGGAGGAAGAACTACATTAATGTAA
- the DPP3 gene encoding bifunctional diacylglycerol diphosphate phosphatase/phosphatidate phosphatase (Protein similar to S. cerevisiae pyrophosphate phosphatase Dpp1; required for farnesol biosynthesis; repressed by 17-beta-estradiol, ethynyl estradiol; Spider biofilm induced), with translation MALYDIINYFYGSNSKFNRITWGFKSPTFIKWRITDFILIIVLIVLFFVTSQAEPFHRQFYLNDMTIQHPFAEHERVTNIQLGLYSTVIPLSVIIIVALISTCPPKYKLYNTWVSSIGLLLSVLITSFVTNIVKNWFGRLRPDFLDRCQPANDTPKDKLVSIEVCTTDNLDRLADGFRTTPSGHSSISFAGLFYLTLFLLGQSQANNGKTSSWRTMISFIPWLMACYIALSRTQDYRHHFIDVFVGSCLGLIIAIWQYFRLFPWFGGNQANDSFNNRIMIEEIKRKEEIKQDENNYRRISDISTNV, from the coding sequence ATGGCATTATAtgatattataaattatttttacGGTTCtaattcaaaattcaatagAATAACTTGGGGGTTTAAATCACCAACATTTATAAAATGGAGAATCACTGATTTTATATTAATCATTGTAttaattgtattattttttgtcaCATCACAAGCAGAACCATTTCATAgacaattttatttaaacGATATGACTATTCAACATCCATTTGCTGAACATGAACGAGTCACCAATATTCAATTAGGTCTTTATAGTACTGTTATCCCTTTATCTGTAATTATCATTGTTGCCCTAATTTCCACTTGTCCTcctaaatataaattatataatacTTGGGTTTCAAGCattggattattattaagtGTATTAATTACTTCATTTGTTACAAATATtgtgaaaaattggtttgGTAGATTACGTCCTGATTTTTTGGATCGTTGTCAACCAGCAAATGATACTCCCAAAGATAAAttggtttcaattgaaGTTTGTACAACGGATAATTTAGATCGATTAGCTGATGGATTTAGAACAACTCCTTCGGGTCATTCATCAATTAGTTTTGCTggattattttatttgacattatttttattgggTCAATCACAAGCCAATAATGGTAAAACAAGTAGTTGGAGAACTATGATTAGTTTTATTCCTTGGTTAATGGCTTGTTATATTGCCCTTAGTAGAACTCAAGATTATAGACATCATTTCATTGATGTTTTTGTCGGGAGTTGTTTAGGTTTAATCATTGCCATTTGGCAATATTTCCGATTATTCCCTTGGTTTGGTGGTAATCAAGCAAAtgattcatttaataatagaattatgattgaagaaattaaaaggaaagaagaaattaaacaagATGAAAACAATTATAGAAGAATATCAGACATTTCCACTAATGTGTGA
- a CDS encoding U6 snRNA complex subunit (Ortholog(s) have U6 snRNA binding activity and role in cytoplasmic mRNA processing body assembly, mRNA splicing, via spliceosome), with protein sequence MLPLYLLTAAKNKPILIELKSGETYNGNLTNCDSWMNLTLHNVIQTDSRGEKFMKIPEIYIRGIHIKYLRIPDDIMGYAKEQSMINMENRNRYQKRRGTSSGGGGGGGGGSGDSRRFNNRQSHGHNYGRR encoded by the exons atg CTTccattatatttattaacGGCAGCgaaaaataaaccaatattaattgaattaaaatcTGGAGAAACTTATAATGGGAATTTAACCAATTGTGATTCATGGATGAATTTAACCTTACATAATGTTATACAAACCGATTCCCGAGGTGAGAAATTTATGAAAATTCCCGAAATATATATTCGTGGTATAcatattaaatatttaagAATTCCTGATGATATTATGGGATATGCAAAAGAACAAAGTATGATAAATATGGAAAATAGAAATCGAtaccaaaaaagaagaggTACTAgcagtggtggtggtggtggtggtggtggtggaagTGGTGATTCAAGAAGGTTTAATAATAGACAACTGCATGGACATAATTATGGACGTAGATGA
- a CDS encoding uncharacterized protein (Ortholog of C. dubliniensis CD36 : Cd36_72260, C. parapsilosis CDC317 : CPAR2_702840, Candida tenuis NRRL Y-1498 : CANTEDRAFT_115664 and Debaryomyces hansenii CBS767 : DEHA2B05940g), whose product MNHYPISSSSTSSTSISSINSNNYNYLNSITMTKCKLLPTKTISRGKFRGINDIRRFQCYNSQCNLNFNEYQLCKYCAHVPYVSSPLRIKVKNNLNDDEEYNTGRTGNNNNNNNNNNNNQYRSIKIDYIPPTRSNAIIRRNSSYINNNNNNNNNNKLIVPHSVTTLGTTNSNGNGDLTSKLNEFWDHLEMGKLQIKQRFMDIKIQKHKLSFKKRSFSAPPMVLGNDNDTTTNNNNNNNNENIYYSTGTSTSDYSTTTTTTTTR is encoded by the coding sequence ATGAATCATTATCCAATAAGTTCTAGTTCAACATCTTCAACATCGATTCTGTcgataaattcaaataattataattatttaaattcaataacaatGACAAAATGTAAATTACTCCCCACTAAAACCATTTCTCGTGGTAAATTCCGTGGTATTAATGATATTAGAAGATTTCAATGTTATAATTCTCAATgtaatttaaattttaatgaatATCAATTATGTAAATATTGTGCTCATGTACCTTATGTATCACTGCCATTAAGAataaaagtgaaaaataatctcaatgatgatgaggagTATAATACTGGCAGAACAggcaacaataataataataataataataataataataatcaatatcgATCgataaaaattgattatatacCACCAACTCGAAGTAATGCCATTATAAGAAGGAATAGTAGttatatcaataataacaacaataacaacaacaacaataaattaattgttcCTCATTCGGTCACAACCCTTGGCACTACTAATAGTAATGGTAATGGCGATTTAACAagtaaattgaatgaattttgGGATCATTTAGAAATGGGGAAACttcaaattaaacaaagaTTTATGGATattaaaattcaaaaacataaattatcatttaaaaaacGATCATTTTCTGCTCCTCCCATGGTACTAGGAAATGACAACGATACCACcactaacaataataataataataataatgaaaatatttattattcaacaGGTACTAGTACCAGTGATTAcagcaccaccaccactactactactactaggtaa